A single genomic interval of Mucilaginibacter robiniae harbors:
- a CDS encoding HNH endonuclease domain-containing protein: MNIPFQPGLPVHLLAACFNKTSATYKFYWFLSLIGQVEKGETQISKQALFADMLAHAWYTVNYFHVSFGKQDQLQQAIKKVRTTESLTIDADLHQISSALIHTPHQSTSKALRYFDGEVPHRFLSPWFRADDRKLVYGLSQSFTGDCLYALYKDHIVINPAWTAYLQRNARVLKDFCYWNLALYLQGKNPNVPDIAGKLIKAPVRKSLTEQRRKFWDVVIGELGSVDCIYTNTRLGIGSYAVEHFIPYAFVSHDLIWNLIPADPAFNSTKSDKLPLLDRYFEPFYRLQQQAVEIVYDRLPRSKFLEEYLTIIPDLSATRQLSSAADKQRFREQLQPLITIAANNGFEYLQR; this comes from the coding sequence GTGAACATACCTTTTCAACCCGGCTTGCCTGTCCATCTACTGGCAGCCTGCTTCAATAAAACTTCAGCCACCTACAAATTCTACTGGTTTCTTTCCCTGATTGGTCAGGTGGAAAAGGGAGAAACGCAGATCAGCAAGCAGGCGCTGTTCGCGGATATGCTGGCGCACGCCTGGTATACCGTCAATTACTTTCATGTTTCTTTCGGCAAGCAGGACCAGCTCCAGCAGGCCATCAAAAAGGTACGCACCACTGAAAGCCTGACGATAGATGCAGACCTGCATCAGATCAGTTCGGCTTTAATCCATACCCCGCATCAAAGCACTTCGAAAGCGCTCCGGTATTTTGATGGCGAAGTACCTCATCGTTTCCTAAGTCCGTGGTTCCGGGCGGATGACCGGAAGCTGGTTTACGGTTTGTCGCAGTCCTTTACCGGCGACTGCCTATACGCCCTGTACAAGGATCACATCGTCATCAACCCGGCCTGGACCGCTTACCTGCAGCGGAACGCCCGCGTCCTGAAAGATTTCTGTTACTGGAACCTGGCGCTGTACCTGCAGGGCAAGAACCCCAACGTGCCGGACATTGCAGGCAAGCTGATCAAAGCGCCGGTGCGGAAAAGCCTGACGGAGCAGCGCCGTAAGTTCTGGGATGTTGTCATCGGTGAGCTGGGCAGTGTGGATTGTATTTATACCAATACCCGGCTCGGGATCGGCAGCTATGCCGTCGAACACTTTATTCCCTACGCCTTTGTCTCCCATGACCTGATCTGGAACCTCATTCCCGCCGATCCGGCTTTCAACAGTACCAAAAGCGACAAGCTGCCCTTGCTCGATCGGTATTTCGAGCCGTTCTACCGGTTGCAGCAGCAGGCGGTGGAGATCGTCTATGACCGGCTGCCCAGGAGCAAATTTCTGGAAGAATACCTGACCATCATTCCTGACCTGAGTGCAACCCGGCAGTTGTCTTCCGCAGCCGACAAACAGCGCTTCCGCGAGCAGTTGCAGCCGCTGATCACCATCGCGGCCAACAACGGCTTTGAATATCTGCAGCGCTGA